A genomic window from Pseudomonas leptonychotis includes:
- the chrA gene encoding chromate efflux transporter, with translation MSESATSTAPPAVSLREAFWFWLKLGLISFGGPAGQIAIMHQELVEKRRWLSERRFLHALNYCMLLPGPEAQQLATYIGWLLHRTWGGVLAGVLFVLPSLFILIGLSWLYIAYGDVPLVAGIFYGIKPAVTAIVMQAAWRIGSRALKNNWLWGIAGASFVAIFAFNVPFPLIVIGAALLGYLGGRLLPQQFSLGGGHAASDKSYGAALIDDDSPPLAHTRFRASRLALLLLVGALLWLLPMGLLTALYGWDGTLTQMAWFFTKAALLTFGGAYAVLPYVYQGAIGHYGWLTPTQMIDGLALGETTPGPLIMVVAFVAFVGAYLQPVFGGDSGFVSGAVAAALVTWFTFLPSFLFILAGGPLVESTHGELKFTAPLTAITAAVVGVILNLALFFAYHVLWPQGFAGSFDWPSALIAAAAALALLRFKRGVMEVLLVSALAGLAVYLLR, from the coding sequence ATGTCCGAATCAGCTACATCCACTGCGCCGCCAGCGGTGAGCCTGCGCGAAGCGTTCTGGTTCTGGCTCAAGCTCGGCCTGATCAGCTTTGGCGGTCCGGCCGGGCAGATTGCGATCATGCATCAGGAATTGGTGGAGAAGCGCCGCTGGCTATCCGAGCGGCGTTTTCTGCATGCGCTGAACTATTGCATGCTGCTGCCAGGGCCGGAAGCGCAGCAGCTGGCCACCTATATTGGCTGGCTGCTGCACCGCACCTGGGGCGGAGTGCTGGCCGGGGTGCTGTTCGTGCTGCCGTCGCTATTTATCCTGATTGGTTTGTCCTGGCTGTATATCGCCTATGGCGATGTGCCGCTGGTGGCGGGGATTTTCTACGGAATCAAACCGGCGGTTACCGCCATCGTCATGCAGGCGGCCTGGCGCATTGGCTCGCGGGCACTGAAGAACAACTGGCTGTGGGGCATTGCCGGCGCGTCTTTTGTCGCCATTTTTGCCTTTAATGTGCCGTTCCCGTTGATCGTGATCGGCGCAGCGCTGCTCGGCTACCTCGGTGGTCGCTTGCTGCCGCAGCAGTTCAGCCTGGGCGGCGGGCATGCGGCGTCGGATAAGTCGTATGGGGCGGCGTTGATTGATGACGACAGCCCACCGCTGGCGCACACGCGTTTTCGTGCGTCGCGCTTAGCGTTGTTACTGCTGGTCGGCGCGCTGCTCTGGTTGCTGCCGATGGGCCTGCTGACGGCGCTTTACGGCTGGGATGGCACGTTGACGCAGATGGCCTGGTTCTTTACCAAGGCAGCCTTACTGACCTTCGGCGGCGCCTATGCGGTGTTGCCCTACGTGTATCAGGGCGCCATCGGCCATTACGGCTGGCTGACGCCGACGCAGATGATCGATGGCCTGGCCTTGGGCGAAACCACGCCGGGGCCGCTGATTATGGTGGTCGCGTTTGTCGCCTTTGTCGGCGCGTACCTGCAGCCAGTGTTCGGCGGCGACTCGGGCTTTGTCAGCGGCGCGGTCGCGGCGGCGCTGGTTACCTGGTTTACCTTTCTGCCGTCCTTTCTATTCATCCTTGCCGGCGGGCCGCTGGTGGAGTCGACTCACGGCGAGCTGAAATTCACCGCGCCGCTGACGGCGATTACCGCGGCAGTGGTGGGGGTGATCCTTAATCTGGCGCTGTTCTTTGCCTACCACGTGCTCTGGCCGCAGGGCTTTGCAGGCAGCTTTGATTGGCCTTCGGCGTTAATCGCAGCGGCTGCGGCGCTAGCCTTGTTGCGCTTTAAGCGTGGGGTGATGGAAGTGCTGCTGGTATCGGCCTTGGCGGGGCTGGCGGTGTATCTGTTGCGTTGA
- the pbpG gene encoding D-alanyl-D-alanine endopeptidase has translation MKIRHSIVSLLLICSCVVVASNTQAAAPKQQELAAGSALLVDLQTNQVLFERNADSVVPIASVTKLMTAMVTLDAKLPLDQILPIMIRDTQEMRGVFSRVRVGSELSRRDMLLLALMASENRAAASLAHHYPGGHAAFVAAMNAKARALGMKSSRFVEPTGLSEHNVSSARDLVLMLKAARQYPLISQFSTTSEKTQAFRKPNYTLGFRNTNNLVRKPGWSVQLSKTGYTGEAGRCLVMNTVMNNRPVAFVVLDAFGKYTHMADANRLKRWLETGKVTAVPPAAISYRQQKLAQRQAQAAQ, from the coding sequence GTGAAAATCCGCCACTCGATAGTAAGCCTGCTGCTGATCTGCAGTTGCGTTGTAGTTGCATCGAACACCCAAGCCGCCGCCCCCAAGCAACAGGAGCTGGCGGCCGGAAGCGCCCTGCTGGTCGACCTGCAGACCAATCAAGTGCTTTTCGAGCGCAACGCCGACAGCGTGGTGCCCATTGCCTCGGTAACCAAGTTGATGACCGCCATGGTCACCCTGGATGCCAAGCTGCCGCTGGATCAGATACTGCCGATCATGATTCGCGACACCCAAGAAATGCGCGGGGTGTTCTCCCGCGTACGGGTAGGCAGTGAACTGAGCCGCCGCGACATGCTGCTGCTGGCCCTGATGGCCTCGGAAAACCGCGCCGCAGCCAGCCTGGCGCACCACTACCCGGGTGGCCACGCGGCCTTTGTCGCGGCGATGAATGCCAAGGCCCGCGCCCTGGGCATGAAGAGCTCGCGCTTTGTCGAGCCCACCGGGTTGTCAGAGCACAACGTCTCCAGCGCCCGCGACCTGGTGCTGATGCTCAAGGCCGCCCGGCAGTACCCGCTGATCAGCCAATTCAGCACCACCTCGGAAAAGACCCAGGCATTCCGCAAACCCAACTACACCTTGGGCTTTCGCAACACCAATAACCTGGTGCGCAAACCCGGCTGGAGCGTGCAACTGAGCAAAACCGGTTACACCGGCGAAGCCGGCCGCTGCCTGGTGATGAATACCGTGATGAATAACCGCCCAGTGGCGTTCGTGGTGCTGGATGCTTTCGGCAAATACACCCACATGGCCGACGCCAACCGCCTCAAGCGCTGGCTGGAAACGGGCAAAGTCACCGCCGTGCCGCCCGCCGCCATCAGCTACCGCCAGCAGAAACTGGCGCAACGCCAGGCCCAGGCCGCGCAGTAA
- a CDS encoding putative bifunctional diguanylate cyclase/phosphodiesterase, with protein MSAFVEPLRLLLLAETPGWAQLLRERLSALGSGYALITAPSWEAASALFDKPSNAILLTTAKYLPSSGRCALPTVLLLDAEPEAVPEGVCDWLVRDQLSGEVLRRCLRYARERGHLNDTLHRLAEQDALTGIANRQGFQTLLAARLAENEGRGLTLGHLDLDNFRHANDALGYQGGDHLMLQVVARIKAQLQAGDQVARLGSDEFALLLDSRRDPQRAERLAVQITEALGEPYWIDGESLLIGCSLGLVHSRAESRADPLMWHAHIAMQQAKSQQGCTFHIYDERINRSARNQADLESELRRALRRDELELHYQPRLCLQTGRIVGLEALVRWQHREHGLLGPNEFVPLAEESGLIVPLGYWVISRALRDMQWLRGRGVPALHMAVNLSFRQFQDSQLLPTLSRLIEERGVDAQWLEFELTETAVMRRSDQVQQTMLALARLGVRFSLDDFGTGFSSFVHLNNLPITLLKIDKSFVGGMSERPENRQLVRAMINLAHNLNLQVVGEGVENAEQLALLRQYGCDQVQGYLISKALPLPELARFLVFGMRQPLLGLNNS; from the coding sequence TTGTCCGCGTTCGTCGAACCATTACGCTTGCTCCTGCTGGCGGAAACGCCGGGCTGGGCACAGTTGCTGCGTGAACGCCTGAGTGCGCTCGGCAGTGGCTATGCACTGATTACCGCACCGTCATGGGAGGCAGCTAGCGCGCTGTTCGATAAGCCCAGTAACGCCATCCTGCTGACCACCGCCAAGTACCTGCCTTCTTCCGGGCGCTGTGCGCTTCCTACTGTGTTGCTGTTGGATGCTGAGCCCGAAGCGGTCCCTGAGGGCGTGTGCGACTGGCTGGTGCGCGACCAGCTCAGCGGCGAGGTGCTGCGCCGCTGCCTGCGTTATGCGCGTGAGCGCGGCCACCTTAATGACACCTTGCACCGCCTGGCCGAGCAGGATGCGTTGACTGGGATTGCCAACCGTCAGGGTTTTCAGACCCTGCTCGCTGCGCGCCTGGCCGAAAACGAAGGCCGTGGCCTGACGCTTGGGCATCTTGATCTGGATAATTTCCGCCACGCCAACGATGCCCTCGGTTATCAGGGTGGCGATCACCTGATGTTGCAAGTGGTCGCGCGGATCAAGGCGCAGTTGCAGGCCGGCGATCAAGTGGCGCGCCTGGGTAGCGATGAGTTCGCCTTGTTGCTCGACAGCCGCCGTGATCCGCAGCGCGCCGAACGCCTGGCGGTGCAGATTACCGAGGCTCTCGGTGAGCCTTACTGGATTGACGGCGAAAGCCTGCTGATCGGCTGCAGCCTGGGCCTGGTCCATTCCCGTGCCGAGAGCCGCGCCGACCCATTGATGTGGCACGCACATATCGCCATGCAGCAGGCCAAGAGCCAACAGGGCTGCACCTTTCATATCTATGACGAGCGGATCAACCGCAGCGCCCGCAACCAGGCTGACCTGGAGAGTGAGCTGCGTCGTGCCCTGCGCCGTGATGAATTGGAGCTGCATTATCAGCCGCGCCTGTGTTTACAGACCGGGCGTATCGTCGGCTTGGAAGCGCTGGTGCGTTGGCAGCACCGCGAGCATGGCCTGCTGGGTCCAAACGAATTCGTGCCGTTGGCCGAGGAGAGTGGCCTGATCGTGCCACTCGGCTACTGGGTGATCTCGCGTGCCTTGCGTGACATGCAATGGCTGCGTGGGCGCGGCGTGCCGGCGCTGCATATGGCGGTTAACCTGTCATTCCGCCAGTTTCAGGACAGCCAGTTGCTGCCAACCCTGAGCCGCCTGATCGAAGAGCGCGGTGTGGACGCGCAGTGGTTGGAGTTCGAGTTAACAGAAACCGCAGTGATGCGCCGCAGCGATCAGGTGCAACAAACCATGTTGGCCTTGGCTCGTCTCGGGGTGCGTTTTTCCCTCGACGATTTTGGCACCGGCTTCTCGTCTTTCGTGCACCTGAATAACCTGCCAATCACCTTGCTGAAAATCGATAAAAGTTTTGTCGGCGGCATGAGTGAGCGCCCGGAGAATCGGCAGCTGGTGCGGGCGATGATCAACCTGGCGCACAACCTCAATCTGCAGGTGGTCGGTGAGGGCGTGGAGAATGCTGAACAACTGGCGCTGCTGCGCCAGTACGGTTGCGACCAAGTGCAAGGCTACTTGATCAGCAAAGCCTTGCCGCTCCCAGAGCTGGCGCGCTTTCTGGTATTTGGCATGCGCCAGCCGTTGCTCGGGCTGAATAACAGCTGA
- the rep gene encoding DNA helicase Rep: MSRLNPRQQEAVNYVGGPLLVLAGAGSGKTSVITRKIAHLVQNCGIQARHIVAMTFTNKAAREMKERIGSLIKGPEARGLTVSTFHNLGMNIIRKEYAALGYKPGFSIFDEGDIKALLSDIMQKEYSGDDGADEIKNYIGSWKNELIMPEQALAASRNPKEQTAAIVYLHYQRTLKAYNAVDFDDLILMPVKLFQEHPDILEKWQNRIRYLLVDEYQDTNASQYLLVKLLVGMRNQFTVVGDDDQSIYAWRGARPENLMLLKDDYPSLKVVMLEQNYRSTSRILKCANTLIANNPHAFEKQLWSEMGMGDEIRVIRCKNEDAECERVALEILTEHLRTERPYSDYAILYRGNYQAKLMELKLQHHQIPYRLSGGTSFFARQEVKDLMSYFRLLVNPDDDNAFLRVINVPRREIGSTTLEKLGNYATSRKISMYAAAGEMGLGESLDARFTERLARFTKWMDRVRQECAQNDPIAAIRSMVMDIDYENWLRQNASNDKVADARMGNVWFLVEALKNTLERDEDGDMTIEDAIGKLVLRDMLERQQEEEEGADGVQMMTLHASKGLEYPSVYILGVEEEILPHRSSIEADTVEEERRLAYVGITRAKRNLTMTFAAKRKQYGEIIDCAPSRFLDELPPEDLAWEGLEDAAPEVKAATGNSALANMRAMLKK, translated from the coding sequence ATGTCCCGACTGAACCCCCGGCAGCAGGAAGCCGTGAACTATGTCGGCGGCCCTCTTTTGGTGCTCGCCGGCGCAGGCTCCGGCAAGACCAGCGTGATCACGCGCAAGATCGCCCATCTGGTGCAGAACTGCGGCATCCAGGCGCGTCATATCGTGGCCATGACCTTTACCAACAAGGCGGCGCGCGAGATGAAGGAGCGCATCGGCAGCCTGATCAAAGGCCCCGAGGCGCGCGGCCTGACCGTATCGACCTTCCACAACCTGGGCATGAACATTATCCGTAAGGAATACGCGGCACTGGGCTACAAGCCGGGCTTCTCGATTTTTGACGAAGGCGACATCAAGGCGCTGCTGTCGGACATCATGCAAAAAGAGTATTCCGGTGATGACGGCGCCGACGAGATCAAGAACTACATCGGCAGCTGGAAGAACGAGCTGATCATGCCCGAGCAGGCGTTGGCTGCGTCGCGCAACCCCAAGGAACAGACCGCCGCCATCGTCTACCTGCACTACCAGCGCACGCTCAAAGCCTATAACGCGGTGGATTTCGATGACCTGATCCTGATGCCGGTGAAGCTGTTCCAGGAACACCCCGACATCCTGGAAAAGTGGCAGAACCGCATCCGCTACCTGCTGGTCGACGAATATCAGGACACCAACGCCAGCCAATATTTGCTGGTGAAGCTGCTGGTGGGCATGCGTAACCAGTTCACCGTGGTCGGCGACGATGACCAGTCAATCTACGCCTGGCGCGGCGCGCGCCCGGAAAACCTGATGCTGCTCAAGGATGATTACCCGTCGTTAAAAGTGGTGATGCTGGAGCAGAATTACCGCTCCACCAGCCGCATCCTCAAATGCGCCAACACCTTGATCGCCAACAACCCCCACGCTTTCGAAAAGCAGCTGTGGAGCGAGATGGGCATGGGCGATGAGATCCGCGTGATCCGCTGCAAAAACGAAGATGCCGAGTGCGAACGGGTAGCCCTGGAGATTCTCACCGAGCACCTGCGCACCGAACGCCCCTACAGCGACTACGCGATCCTTTATCGCGGTAACTACCAAGCCAAGCTGATGGAGCTGAAACTGCAGCATCACCAGATTCCCTATCGCCTGAGCGGCGGCACCAGCTTCTTCGCCCGCCAGGAGGTGAAGGACCTGATGAGCTACTTCCGCCTGCTGGTTAACCCCGATGACGACAACGCCTTCCTGCGGGTGATCAACGTACCGCGCCGCGAAATTGGCTCCACCACCCTGGAAAAACTCGGCAACTACGCCACCAGCCGCAAGATCAGCATGTACGCCGCCGCCGGCGAGATGGGCCTGGGTGAAAGCCTGGACGCGCGCTTTACCGAGCGCCTGGCGCGCTTCACCAAGTGGATGGACCGGGTGCGCCAGGAGTGCGCGCAGAACGATCCCATTGCGGCGATCCGTAGCATGGTGATGGACATCGATTACGAGAATTGGCTGCGCCAGAACGCCTCCAACGACAAGGTCGCCGACGCGCGCATGGGTAACGTCTGGTTCTTGGTCGAAGCGCTGAAGAACACCCTGGAGCGCGACGAAGACGGCGACATGACCATCGAAGACGCCATCGGCAAACTGGTGTTGCGCGACATGCTTGAGCGCCAACAAGAGGAAGAAGAAGGTGCCGACGGCGTGCAGATGATGACCCTGCACGCCTCCAAAGGCCTGGAGTATCCCTCTGTTTACATCCTCGGCGTGGAGGAGGAAATTCTTCCGCACCGCTCCAGCATTGAAGCCGACACCGTTGAGGAAGAGCGGCGCCTGGCCTACGTCGGGATCACCCGCGCCAAGCGCAACCTGACCATGACCTTCGCCGCCAAACGCAAGCAATACGGCGAAATCATCGACTGCGCGCCGAGCCGTTTCCTCGATGAACTGCCACCCGAGGATCTCGCCTGGGAAGGTCTGGAAGACGCCGCGCCCGAGGTCAAAGCCGCCACCGGCAACTCGGCGCTAGCAAATATGCGCGCCATGCTTAAAAAATAG
- a CDS encoding xanthine phosphoribosyltransferase has product METLKQKIRDEGSVLSEHVLKVDAFLNHQIDPALMQQIGHEFAQRFAGQNITKIVTIEASGIAPAVMAGLELGVPVIFARKYQSLTLTDNLYISKVFSFTKQTESTLAISAKHLTAKDHVLLIDDFLANGHAARALIDLIGQAGASIAGIGVVIEKSFQRGRAELDAQGYRVESLARIGSLKDGQVSFID; this is encoded by the coding sequence GTGGAAACGCTGAAACAGAAGATTCGCGATGAAGGCTCCGTACTCTCTGAGCACGTGCTCAAGGTCGATGCCTTTCTCAACCATCAAATCGATCCCGCGCTGATGCAGCAGATCGGTCATGAGTTCGCCCAGCGCTTCGCCGGCCAGAACATCACCAAGATCGTCACCATTGAAGCCTCCGGCATTGCCCCAGCCGTGATGGCCGGTCTGGAGCTGGGTGTACCGGTAATATTCGCGCGTAAGTACCAATCGCTCACGCTCACGGACAACCTGTACATCTCCAAGGTGTTTTCCTTCACCAAGCAGACCGAAAGTACCTTGGCCATCTCGGCCAAGCACCTGACCGCCAAGGATCACGTACTGCTGATTGATGACTTCCTCGCCAACGGTCACGCCGCCCGCGCCCTGATCGACCTAATCGGCCAGGCCGGCGCAAGCATCGCTGGCATCGGCGTGGTGATTGAGAAGTCCTTTCAGCGTGGCCGCGCCGAATTGGACGCCCAGGGCTATCGGGTTGAGTCGTTGGCGCGCATCGGCTCGCTCAAAGACGGCCAGGTCAGCTTTATTGACTGA
- a CDS encoding acetyl-CoA hydrolase/transferase C-terminal domain-containing protein: protein MPKVCSIEHSIDHVLQTLEGPIHLGLPLGLGKPNRWVNALYARLKRLPERQLTIYTALCLGRPRAPEGLQQRFLEPFVERVYGDYPELDFLADLHGNSLPANVRVEQFFLQPGSLLNSAPAQQDYISSNYSHVARDLNDKGLNLIAQLVATDPAHPGYWSLSCNPDITLDLLPLLEQRRAAGETILCVAQVHEALPYMAGTAQVPCATFDLQIADSECTTLFSTPNLSVSVQDHCIGLHASTLVRDGGTLQIGIGAIGDALTAALLARQADNAGYRAVLEALQKGHWAQMISKVGGLEAFARGLYGCSEMFVNGLLALAEAGVVRRAVYPDLRVQQLAAAGALDEQGRPHSVQALRAAGIAKQLDEPLLTWLQSSGLLNGAIALDGAQIRLPDGRQLSCDLDDPRTQAGLATYLGAAREGAVLHGGFFLGPQQFYQRLRALPPEQRSRYAMAGIRFINELYQQEELKRLQRREARFINTVFTVTLLGAAVSDQLEDGRVLSGVGGQYNFVAQAHALDDARSILLLRSWRESAGTVSSNIVWDYGHATIPRHLRDIVVTEYGIADLRGKTDAQVIEALLCISDSRFQAQLIEQAQQAGKLPEDFQLPPRFCDNRPEHLDALQRKHAALFSEYPLGSDFSAEERDLVRALTWLKRHFKLSEVLELGKATLDAPAPEAFPLHLTRMGLEAPEGVREALYQRLILAGLQATASGQPAS, encoded by the coding sequence ATGCCCAAGGTCTGTTCGATCGAGCACAGTATTGACCATGTCCTCCAGACCCTTGAGGGGCCAATACACCTTGGCTTACCGCTGGGTTTGGGCAAGCCGAACCGCTGGGTCAATGCACTGTATGCACGCCTTAAACGCTTGCCCGAGCGCCAGCTGACAATTTATACCGCTCTCTGCCTGGGGCGTCCCCGTGCGCCTGAAGGGTTGCAGCAGCGGTTTCTTGAGCCGTTTGTTGAGCGAGTCTACGGCGATTACCCCGAGCTGGACTTTCTCGCCGACCTGCACGGCAACAGTCTGCCGGCCAATGTGCGTGTCGAGCAGTTCTTTCTGCAGCCGGGTAGCCTGCTCAACAGCGCACCGGCCCAGCAGGATTACATCAGTAGCAACTACAGCCATGTGGCGCGCGATCTGAATGACAAAGGCTTGAACCTGATCGCGCAACTGGTCGCGACCGACCCCGCACACCCTGGCTACTGGAGCCTGAGCTGCAACCCGGATATCACCCTCGACCTGTTGCCCCTGCTGGAGCAGCGCCGCGCCGCCGGTGAAACGATTCTCTGCGTGGCGCAAGTGCATGAGGCGTTGCCTTACATGGCCGGCACCGCCCAAGTGCCGTGCGCTACGTTCGACCTGCAGATTGCCGACAGCGAGTGCACTACGCTGTTCTCCACCCCGAACCTGTCAGTGAGCGTGCAGGATCATTGCATTGGTTTGCACGCCAGCACCCTGGTCCGAGATGGCGGTACGTTGCAGATTGGTATCGGCGCCATCGGCGATGCCCTGACCGCTGCGCTATTGGCACGTCAGGCTGACAACGCCGGCTACCGGGCGGTGCTGGAAGCACTGCAGAAGGGACACTGGGCGCAGATGATCAGCAAAGTTGGTGGTCTTGAGGCATTTGCCCGGGGCCTGTATGGCTGCAGCGAGATGTTCGTCAACGGCCTGTTGGCGCTGGCCGAGGCCGGTGTAGTGCGGCGGGCGGTTTACCCCGATTTGCGGGTGCAGCAGTTGGCGGCGGCCGGCGCGCTGGATGAGCAAGGTCGCCCTCACAGCGTGCAAGCCTTGCGCGCAGCTGGCATCGCAAAGCAGCTGGATGAGCCGCTGCTGACATGGCTACAGAGCAGCGGTTTGCTTAACGGTGCTATTGCCCTGGACGGCGCACAGATACGTTTGCCTGATGGTCGACAGCTGTCATGCGATCTTGACGACCCTCGCACGCAGGCTGGCTTGGCCACCTATCTGGGCGCGGCGCGAGAGGGTGCGGTGTTGCACGGTGGTTTTTTCCTCGGCCCGCAGCAGTTTTACCAACGGCTTCGGGCGCTGCCGCCAGAGCAACGAAGCCGCTATGCCATGGCCGGCATCCGCTTTATCAATGAGTTGTATCAACAGGAAGAGCTCAAGCGTTTGCAGCGCCGCGAGGCACGGTTTATCAACACAGTATTCACCGTCACGCTGTTGGGCGCGGCGGTGTCCGATCAGCTGGAAGACGGCCGCGTGCTCAGCGGCGTAGGCGGGCAGTACAACTTTGTCGCCCAGGCTCATGCGCTTGATGATGCACGCTCGATTCTGCTGCTGCGCAGTTGGCGTGAAAGCGCCGGCACGGTCAGCTCGAACATCGTTTGGGATTACGGCCACGCCACCATCCCACGGCACCTTCGTGACATCGTGGTCACTGAGTACGGCATCGCCGATTTACGCGGTAAAACCGATGCTCAGGTGATTGAGGCCTTGTTGTGCATCAGCGACTCGCGCTTTCAGGCGCAGCTGATCGAGCAGGCGCAGCAGGCCGGCAAGTTACCCGAAGATTTTCAGTTACCACCGCGTTTCTGCGATAACCGGCCTGAACATCTGGATGCGTTACAGCGCAAGCACGCCGCGCTATTTAGCGAATACCCGCTGGGCAGTGATTTCAGCGCTGAAGAGCGTGACTTGGTACGGGCGTTAACCTGGCTCAAACGGCATTTCAAGCTCAGCGAGGTACTGGAGTTGGGCAAAGCCACGCTCGATGCGCCAGCGCCCGAGGCCTTTCCTCTGCACCTGACCCGCATGGGGTTGGAGGCGCCCGAGGGGGTGCGTGAAGCCCTGTATCAGCGCTTGATTCTAGCGGGCCTGCAGGCCACCGCGTCGGGGCAGCCCGCTTCGTGA
- a CDS encoding c-type cytochrome, with protein sequence MNLIKKILVAQATVLALWAVTAQATTDDAIAERLKPVGQVCVMGEECKGVGAVAVAAGGAARTADDIITKHCGACHTPGILGAPKIGDTAAWKARADAEGGLDGILAKAISGINAMPPKGTCADCSDDELRGAIQKMSGL encoded by the coding sequence GTGAACCTGATAAAAAAGATCCTGGTAGCTCAGGCTACCGTGTTGGCCCTGTGGGCAGTGACTGCTCAGGCCACGACCGACGATGCGATTGCCGAGCGACTGAAGCCGGTAGGTCAAGTCTGCGTAATGGGTGAAGAATGCAAAGGCGTGGGTGCAGTTGCGGTTGCCGCTGGCGGTGCTGCGCGTACTGCTGATGACATCATTACTAAGCACTGCGGCGCTTGCCATACCCCGGGTATCTTGGGTGCGCCGAAAATTGGTGACACCGCTGCCTGGAAAGCTCGTGCTGATGCAGAGGGCGGTCTTGACGGGATCCTGGCTAAAGCCATTTCGGGTATCAATGCGATGCCGCCGAAAGGCACCTGCGCCGATTGCTCGGATGATGAGCTACGTGGCGCGATCCAGAAGATGTCTGGCCTGTAA
- a CDS encoding cupin domain-containing protein, with protein sequence MDVGVRLQSIRKLKGLSQRELAKRAGVTNSTISMIEKNSVSPSISSLKKVLAGIPMSLVEFFSLDVEPDNQAQVVYRAAELTDICSGAITMKLVGKAHPSRAISFLDETYPSGSDTGDEMYAHEGEEAGMLVSGKLELTVGSEVFILEPGDSYYFESSKPHRFRNPFEHPARLISATTPANF encoded by the coding sequence TTGGACGTCGGTGTACGACTGCAATCCATTCGCAAACTCAAAGGCCTTTCCCAGCGTGAACTCGCTAAACGGGCGGGCGTCACTAACAGCACTATTTCGATGATCGAGAAGAACAGCGTAAGCCCCTCGATCAGTTCGTTGAAAAAGGTGTTGGCAGGTATCCCCATGTCGCTGGTGGAGTTCTTCTCCCTGGATGTGGAACCGGATAACCAGGCCCAGGTGGTCTACCGAGCCGCCGAACTTACTGATATCTGCAGCGGTGCTATCACCATGAAATTGGTGGGCAAGGCGCACCCGAGCCGGGCTATTTCCTTCCTCGATGAGACTTACCCGAGTGGCTCTGACACCGGTGACGAGATGTACGCCCATGAAGGTGAAGAGGCCGGCATGCTGGTCTCCGGCAAGCTAGAACTGACCGTCGGCAGTGAGGTGTTTATTCTCGAACCAGGCGACAGTTACTACTTCGAGAGCAGCAAACCGCACCGTTTTCGTAATCCGTTCGAGCATCCGGCACGCCTAATCAGCGCCACCACTCCGGCGAATTTCTAG
- the alr gene encoding alanine racemase: MRPARALIDLNALRHNYQLAREVTGARALAVIKADAYGHGAVRCAQALQNDADGFAVACIEEALQLREAGIRGPILLLEGFFEIDELALIEQHDLWCVVHSLWQLEVIERSPLRTPLTVWLKMDSGMHRVGLHPAEYQAAYQRLLASGKVEKIVLMSHFARADELDCPRSEEQLAVFQQARQGLVAEVSLRNSPAVLGWPAVPSDWVRPGIMLYGATPFEQAQAVAARLQPVMTLESKIISVRELPAGEPVGYGARFVSERPTRVGVVAMGYADGYPRHAPTGTPVAVDGQLTRLIGRVSMDMLTVDLTDVPQAGLGSRVELWGKQVLASDVATQAGSIPYQLFCNLRRAPLLYLGG; the protein is encoded by the coding sequence ATGCGTCCTGCTCGTGCCCTGATCGACCTCAACGCCTTGCGTCACAACTACCAACTGGCCCGTGAGGTGACTGGCGCGCGGGCGCTGGCGGTGATTAAGGCGGATGCTTACGGTCATGGTGCGGTGCGCTGTGCGCAGGCGTTGCAGAATGATGCCGATGGTTTTGCCGTGGCCTGTATCGAAGAAGCGCTGCAACTGCGTGAGGCCGGCATCCGCGGGCCAATTCTGCTGCTGGAAGGCTTCTTCGAGATCGATGAATTAGCGCTGATTGAGCAACATGATTTGTGGTGTGTGGTGCATTCGTTGTGGCAGCTGGAGGTGATCGAGCGCAGCCCCCTGCGCACGCCGCTGACGGTGTGGCTGAAGATGGACAGCGGCATGCACCGTGTCGGCCTGCATCCAGCGGAATATCAGGCTGCTTATCAGCGCCTGCTGGCCAGCGGCAAGGTGGAGAAAATCGTTTTGATGAGCCACTTCGCCCGCGCTGACGAGCTGGATTGCCCGCGTAGCGAAGAACAACTGGCCGTCTTCCAGCAGGCCCGTCAGGGCCTTGTCGCCGAGGTCAGCCTGCGTAACTCGCCGGCTGTGCTCGGTTGGCCGGCCGTTCCAAGTGACTGGGTACGCCCTGGCATCATGCTGTATGGCGCTACCCCGTTTGAGCAGGCGCAGGCCGTGGCCGCGCGCTTGCAGCCGGTGATGACCTTGGAGTCGAAGATCATTAGCGTGCGCGAGCTGCCGGCTGGCGAGCCGGTGGGTTATGGCGCGCGTTTTGTCAGTGAGCGGCCGACCCGTGTGGGTGTGGTGGCCATGGGTTATGCCGATGGCTATCCGCGCCACGCACCGACAGGAACGCCGGTGGCGGTGGACGGCCAACTGACTCGCTTGATCGGCCGGGTGTCGATGGACATGCTCACGGTGGACCTGACCGACGTACCCCAGGCGGGCTTGGGCAGCCGGGTCGAACTCTGGGGCAAGCAGGTGCTGGCCAGCGACGTGGCCACTCAGGCAGGCAGTATTCCTTATCAGTTGTTTTGCAATCTGCGTCGAGCACCGCTGCTCTATCTCGGGGGTTAA